One genomic segment of Opitutales bacterium includes these proteins:
- a CDS encoding PDZ domain-containing protein — protein sequence MSTARPIIRLVATLMMGLTTLASYAQNSEPSVDRRGLLGVLLDGQYFGDDSQGIPEGVRIAEIQPGLAADRANLQIGDVVLSVNGKAVRTVRALQIEISTKKPGSQVTLTISRENQIFQRQVILGDWFDFLVRTPIFGPFLSDVRLVRLNDQIRQQLQLPADLEGAVVAEIAQRSLYQFVFQPGAVVTRINGKPIQEIRSFDALPENPHLTLAFIEDGTQGSFTLIKELSEE from the coding sequence ATGAGCACAGCACGCCCAATCATTCGCCTCGTAGCAACCCTGATGATGGGCCTCACTACCCTAGCGAGCTACGCACAAAATTCGGAGCCATCTGTCGACCGACGTGGACTCCTCGGCGTTCTCCTCGATGGCCAATATTTTGGAGATGACTCCCAAGGCATTCCCGAAGGCGTGCGGATTGCAGAGATCCAGCCTGGGCTCGCCGCCGATCGCGCCAATCTCCAGATCGGCGACGTTGTCCTATCCGTCAATGGCAAAGCAGTCCGCACCGTCCGCGCCCTGCAGATCGAAATTTCCACAAAAAAACCCGGCTCCCAAGTCACCCTCACCATCTCTCGCGAAAACCAGATCTTTCAGCGGCAAGTCATCCTCGGCGACTGGTTCGATTTCCTAGTCCGCACCCCCATCTTTGGCCCCTTCCTTAGCGACGTCCGCCTCGTCCGACTCAACGACCAGATCAGGCAACAGCTTCAACTCCCCGCCGACCTAGAAGGCGCCGTCGTAGCCGAGATCGCCCAACGCTCCCTCTACCAATTCGTCTTCCAGCCCGGCGCCGTCGTCACCCGTATCAACGGCAAACCCATCCAAGAAATACGCTCCTTCGACGCCCTACCCGAAAATCCCCACCTCACCCTAGCCTTCATCGAAGACGGCACTCAAGGCAGCTTCACCCTCATCAAAGAACTGAGCGAGGAATAA
- the alr gene encoding alanine racemase → MYAPPLGRRCWAEIDLAALERNLHKIRSALPPGVSYVSVVKADAYGHGYQQTVTRLMQAGADLFAVANVTEARQIEEIGSGWPILILSPVLPDELSEIADHDWMVTVSSASEVDRLSRLARERGRPVQIHLKIDTGMGRLGIWYEQADALYHHIQQSPGVDLRGVFTHFSSADSDLDYTHLQRERMLQLIKRLDLQPSDKMMLHADNSAALSSFLNPGPFNAVRIGLLQFGIEPKTSAAIGHVRVEPVFSFHTRVSLVKRLPAGTPISYGGTVRLKANSRVALLAAGYADGIPFPGTGGGHVLIDGTHCPILGRVTMDQTVVDVSHLNNVNAGDPAVLIGHQQKQKISLEEFSLQGNTIPWESLTSITKRVDRIYRTAKL, encoded by the coding sequence ATATATGCCCCACCTCTCGGACGCCGTTGCTGGGCAGAGATCGATCTCGCTGCACTAGAGCGTAATCTCCACAAAATCCGTTCTGCCCTACCCCCTGGAGTCAGCTACGTGTCGGTGGTTAAAGCAGATGCTTACGGTCATGGCTATCAGCAAACCGTAACTCGCCTCATGCAGGCCGGGGCCGACTTGTTTGCAGTCGCCAATGTTACCGAGGCGAGACAGATCGAGGAAATCGGCTCCGGCTGGCCCATCCTCATCCTCAGTCCAGTCTTACCTGACGAGCTGAGCGAAATCGCTGATCATGATTGGATGGTCACCGTTTCATCAGCTTCTGAAGTAGACCGGCTGAGTCGTCTCGCGCGCGAACGCGGTCGCCCCGTGCAAATCCACCTAAAAATCGATACAGGCATGGGACGCCTCGGTATCTGGTATGAACAAGCCGACGCACTGTATCATCACATCCAGCAAAGCCCCGGAGTTGATTTACGCGGTGTGTTCACTCATTTCAGTAGCGCCGACAGTGACTTGGATTACACGCATCTGCAACGCGAACGTATGCTGCAACTAATCAAGCGGCTCGACCTTCAGCCTAGCGACAAAATGATGCTCCATGCCGACAACAGCGCAGCCCTATCCTCATTTTTAAATCCTGGGCCCTTTAACGCAGTCCGCATCGGCCTGCTCCAATTTGGCATCGAGCCTAAAACAAGTGCCGCCATCGGTCATGTGCGCGTGGAACCTGTTTTCAGTTTCCACACCCGAGTGTCCCTGGTCAAACGACTACCGGCAGGCACACCCATCAGCTACGGAGGCACAGTGAGGCTCAAAGCCAACAGCCGTGTCGCCCTCCTCGCTGCAGGCTACGCCGACGGTATCCCATTCCCCGGAACCGGCGGCGGACACGTTCTCATCGACGGCACACACTGTCCAATCTTGGGACGCGTCACTATGGACCAAACCGTTGTAGACGTATCCCACCTGAACAACGTGAATGCGGGCGACCCCGCCGTCCTCATCGGCCACCAGCAAAAGCAAAAAATTTCACTCGAAGAATTTTCCCTGCAAGGGAACACCATCCCTTGGGAATCTCTCACCTCCATCACAAAACGCGTCGACCGCATCTACCGCACTGCGAAACTCTAA
- a CDS encoding twin-arginine translocase TatA/TatE family subunit, producing MQGLGGPELIIIFFVILLLFGAKRLPELFRSFGKSIGEFKKATRDIETDFRQAMDTTEEPAPRTPPVTPKAEPTAPAPKAHPTSPSKEG from the coding sequence ATCCAAGGATTGGGTGGTCCTGAGCTGATCATTATTTTCTTCGTCATTCTACTCCTCTTCGGAGCCAAACGCCTCCCTGAGTTGTTTCGCTCATTTGGTAAATCCATCGGCGAATTCAAAAAAGCCACCCGAGATATCGAAACAGATTTTCGCCAAGCCATGGATACCACTGAGGAGCCCGCCCCACGCACGCCGCCTGTGACTCCCAAGGCTGAACCCACCGCACCAGCCCCTAAAGCTCACCCAACCTCGCCATCCAAAGAGGGATAG